The sequence below is a genomic window from bacterium.
CACATTCTCGCGCATCTGGACAAGCTGCCTGCCAAACCAGTCGAGCCAACTCTTCGCCTCGGCCACCTCACGATTGTGGGTCTGGTCAATGTAGGTCTGGGCGACCAGGCTGGCAACCTCAGCAACTTTGGCGGGGTCAGGCCCTTCCACGGTAATCTCTGCTAACGCCGACTCGGACGACTTATAGACTTTAACCTTGTTAAAGTCGATTGTGATGTTCTTCTTGAATTGCCCGATCCGAGCCAGCTTCTTACTCTGCGAAAGGCTCTCATAGTAAGGGTCAAGCTTTCTCAAAACCGAATCCATCACGGGCCTACTGAACAGAAGTATCCTCTCTATCTCTGGTTCGATCCCCGCAGCCTGCGTCTCCAACGCCCTGATCGGCGCCCCGCCCTGCTCAATCAAGACCTTCGCACTTGCCTCATAGACAGGTTCTGCCCTCATGAACATTATCCCCGTGGGAACGACCGTGACAAGGACCGCAAGGACAACTATCCAAAGCTTCTGCCGGACTACCGCCAGATACTGCCTGAGGTTGATCTCTTGATACTCATCGTGTTCGGCCATCAATTCCTCCCCACTTGATCGCTAGAATATCGAACGAGGGACATAGACAACATCGCCGGGTTGAAGCAGTAGGTCTGCGCTCTGGTCGCCACCCTCTATGATCTCATTGATGTTGACCTTCAACGTGACAAGTTTCCCATCCGCCGCCTTTCGCTTGACCTGAACGCGAGACCTGGCCGCGACCTCCGTGAAATTGCCGGCCTTCAGTATGGCCCGAAGCGCGGTCAGACCTTTCGAGTAAGTAATGATCCCAGGATTCCTCACTTGACCAAAGACCAAGACATTACCCTCCTCGGAGCCAGAGAACTCCCTAGCGTGCTCACCCGACAAGACGTAGATGATGTCGCCCGCCTTGACCGGAACGTTCAACTTGCCGCTCGTGTCGTTCATCAACTCGAGAAGGTTGAATGTGTAGCGCTCGGGTGTCCGCAGCCGCTCCGCGCTTTCGCCTGAGCTGGGCAGCCTAATGAGAAATCCCGTCTTATTGAACCCGTTGACTGGCCCACCAGCACGGATTATCACGTCTTTGAGAAGCTCGCTCTCCGCCTGAAGATAGTAGG
It includes:
- a CDS encoding polysaccharide biosynthesis/export family protein — translated: MGQPSAFSQPMVAAPLQTELSDKVYTLGPDDELSVVISGKGGYRESVDVAITPQGTVMLPMVNKVRAGGLTLTEFSKKVERLLGIDYLVSPRVYITLKARKSHKVRLVGEIASSGTYYLQAESELLKDVIIRAGGPVNGFNKTGFLIRLPSSGESAERLRTPERYTFNLLELMNDTSGKLNVPVKAGDIIYVLSGEHAREFSGSEEGNVLVFGQVRNPGIITYSKGLTALRAILKAGNFTEVAARSRVQVKRKAADGKLVTLKVNINEIIEGGDQSADLLLQPGDVVYVPRSIF